One Micromonospora craniellae genomic region harbors:
- a CDS encoding serine/threonine-protein kinase: protein MTQIPTWSGGPVSTPTNGRATPGTVIGDRYSLRSTVGNGGMGTVWRATDTLLRRDVAVKEVVLPPGLAPSDRDAMYERTLREARAAAAIAHPAVVQVYDVVTEAGRPWIVMELLDARSLADMVIEDGPIAQRVVAKIGIALLGALEVAHAIGVLHRDVKPANVLICSDGRCVLTDFGVARMPTDVQLTTPGMVLGSPHFISPERAMGQEFGPPSDLFSLGVTLYTAVEGRPPFDRGDPIETMHAVVEDPPAPPQRSGPLTRVLMGLLEKDPARRLDVHTARAMLRELLAGPLSSTAAAVNSMTDPYSVVPVPQQPAPITAPAAPAKKSTSASEIGGRAMLAPGESLTDRLAALRRGERPGKAATASADAMEDTSADALARPGQQNAASSAGRTYGGGAEATQRIGGADATQRIGGADATQRIGADATQHIGADATQHIGADATQHIGADATQHIGAGAYGFGARPEATQQLGGDYGGRWPAAPRQPYGAPPPSPADGGGSPLDKAKVAGARAVETVKGWPRKVQLAAAGGLVLVLLIGAVALSGGGDPPVTDPVAAPGNSSDEGDLVEMQEHSARGVQMLVPKGWKRTAPAGAVYIDYTDPDDSGRRVRILNERWAGSSTRWAQSAENNLKTRSNSCAKPYTQISMADKELAGKVSAEFEYTCGDGEARRHGVWHGVAHEGRIYSFYLTVSDARFDESKPIYDEMVKSFQLTSAG from the coding sequence GTGACTCAGATCCCGACGTGGAGCGGCGGACCAGTCAGCACCCCCACCAACGGCCGCGCGACACCCGGCACCGTCATCGGTGACCGGTACTCGTTGCGCTCGACGGTGGGCAACGGTGGCATGGGCACGGTCTGGCGGGCCACAGACACACTTCTGCGGCGCGACGTGGCGGTCAAGGAGGTCGTCCTGCCGCCCGGCCTGGCACCCAGCGACCGCGACGCGATGTACGAACGCACACTGCGCGAGGCCCGCGCGGCAGCCGCCATCGCCCACCCGGCGGTGGTCCAGGTGTACGACGTGGTCACCGAGGCCGGGCGCCCGTGGATCGTGATGGAGCTGCTGGACGCCCGCAGCCTCGCCGACATGGTGATCGAGGACGGGCCGATCGCCCAGCGGGTGGTCGCCAAGATCGGCATCGCGCTGCTCGGCGCGCTGGAGGTGGCCCACGCCATCGGGGTGCTGCACCGCGACGTCAAGCCGGCCAACGTGCTGATCTGCTCCGACGGGCGCTGCGTGCTGACCGACTTCGGTGTCGCCCGGATGCCCACCGACGTGCAGCTCACCACGCCGGGGATGGTGTTGGGCTCGCCGCACTTCATCTCGCCCGAGCGGGCCATGGGGCAGGAGTTCGGCCCGCCCAGCGACCTGTTCTCCCTCGGTGTGACGCTCTACACCGCCGTGGAGGGCCGGCCGCCCTTCGACCGGGGCGACCCCATCGAGACCATGCACGCGGTGGTCGAGGACCCACCGGCCCCGCCGCAGCGCAGCGGCCCGCTGACCCGGGTGCTGATGGGCCTGCTGGAGAAGGACCCGGCCCGCCGGCTCGACGTGCACACCGCCCGCGCCATGCTGCGCGAACTGCTCGCCGGGCCACTGAGCAGCACCGCCGCCGCGGTCAACTCGATGACCGACCCGTACTCCGTGGTGCCGGTGCCGCAGCAGCCCGCACCGATCACCGCGCCGGCCGCCCCGGCGAAGAAGTCCACGTCCGCCAGTGAGATCGGCGGCCGGGCGATGCTCGCCCCCGGTGAGTCGCTGACCGACCGACTGGCCGCGCTGCGCCGGGGCGAGCGCCCCGGCAAGGCCGCCACCGCCAGCGCCGACGCGATGGAGGACACCAGCGCCGACGCGCTGGCCCGCCCGGGCCAGCAGAACGCCGCCTCGTCCGCCGGTCGCACCTACGGCGGCGGGGCCGAGGCCACCCAGCGCATCGGCGGCGCGGACGCCACCCAGCGCATCGGCGGCGCGGACGCCACCCAGCGGATCGGAGCCGACGCCACCCAGCACATCGGCGCGGACGCGACGCAGCACATCGGCGCGGACGCGACGCAGCACATCGGCGCGGACGCGACGCAGCACATCGGCGCCGGGGCGTACGGGTTCGGTGCCCGGCCGGAGGCCACCCAGCAGCTCGGCGGCGACTACGGCGGCCGTTGGCCCGCCGCGCCCCGCCAGCCGTACGGCGCACCGCCACCATCGCCCGCCGATGGTGGCGGCAGCCCGCTCGACAAGGCCAAGGTCGCGGGCGCCCGCGCGGTCGAGACCGTGAAGGGCTGGCCCCGCAAGGTCCAGCTCGCGGCGGCCGGCGGCCTGGTGCTGGTCCTGCTGATCGGCGCGGTGGCGCTCTCCGGCGGCGGCGACCCGCCCGTCACCGACCCGGTCGCCGCGCCAGGCAACTCCTCGGACGAGGGGGACCTGGTCGAGATGCAGGAGCACTCGGCGCGCGGCGTGCAGATGCTGGTGCCGAAGGGCTGGAAGCGGACCGCTCCCGCCGGAGCCGTCTACATCGACTACACCGACCCGGACGACAGCGGTCGTCGGGTCCGCATCCTCAACGAGCGGTGGGCCGGCAGCTCGACCCGCTGGGCGCAGAGCGCGGAGAACAACCTCAAGACCCGGTCGAACTCCTGCGCCAAGCCGTACACCCAGATCTCGATGGCGGACAAGGAACTGGCCGGCAAGGTGTCGGCCGAGTTCGAGTACACCTGCGGCGACGGCGAGGCCAGGCGGCACGGCGTCTGGCACGGGGTGGCCCACGAGGGCCGGATCTACTCCTTCTACCTGACCGTCAGCGACGCGCGGTTCGACGAGAGCAAGCCGATCTACGACGAGATGGTCAAGTCGTTCCAGCTCACCTCCGCCGGCTGA
- a CDS encoding phospho-sugar mutase has product MAAETTDIDTIREQAQRWLADDPDPADQAELRAVLDRLPDSAAELADRFAGPLTFGTAGLRGPLRAGPNGMNLAVVTQAAAGLVAWLAAEGGTGPLVIGYDARRGSRAFAEQTARVATGAGRPALLLPRPLPTPVLAYAVRRLGAVAGVMVTASHNPPQDNGYKVYLGAELGGDSGAGAQIVPPADTGIEAAIRAVGLLTRVPLGPAGQVLGDDLVAAYVARAVQVAPPGGPRDLTVAYTPLHGVGATVLTAAFASAGFPTPGVVPEQAEPDAEFPTVSFPNPEEPGAMDLLVALADTTGADLAIANDPDADRCAVAVRCAGGSGWRMLRGDEVGVLLADHLMRRGVTGLYATTIVSSSLLRAMCAARNLPYGETLTGFKWIVRAGDGSAPLVFGYEEALGYCVAPDHVRDKDGITAALTVAELAADLRAQGRTLTDRLDELATEFGVHHTDQLSVRVDDLRLIADAMARIRAATPITLLGAPVTEAQDLLPEADVVILRTGAARVVIRPSGTEPKLKAYLEVVEQVADGDVAAARTRAEGAVGELRLEVARALGM; this is encoded by the coding sequence ATGGCGGCGGAGACCACTGACATCGACACCATCCGCGAGCAGGCTCAGCGCTGGCTCGCCGACGACCCCGACCCGGCCGACCAGGCGGAACTGCGGGCGGTGCTCGACCGACTGCCGGACAGCGCCGCCGAGCTGGCCGACCGCTTCGCCGGGCCGCTGACCTTCGGCACCGCCGGGCTGCGCGGCCCGCTGCGCGCCGGCCCCAACGGCATGAACCTCGCCGTGGTCACCCAGGCCGCCGCCGGGCTGGTCGCCTGGCTCGCCGCCGAGGGCGGCACCGGCCCGCTGGTGATCGGGTACGACGCCCGGCGCGGCTCCCGGGCGTTCGCCGAGCAGACCGCCCGGGTGGCCACCGGGGCGGGACGTCCGGCCCTGCTGCTCCCCCGCCCGCTGCCCACCCCCGTGCTCGCCTACGCGGTACGGCGACTGGGCGCGGTCGCCGGGGTGATGGTCACGGCGAGCCACAACCCGCCACAGGACAACGGCTACAAGGTCTATCTCGGTGCCGAACTGGGCGGCGACTCCGGCGCCGGGGCGCAGATCGTGCCGCCGGCCGACACCGGCATCGAGGCCGCCATCCGGGCGGTCGGCCTTCTGACCCGGGTGCCCCTCGGTCCCGCCGGCCAGGTGCTCGGTGACGACCTGGTGGCCGCGTACGTGGCGCGGGCGGTGCAGGTGGCGCCGCCCGGCGGCCCCCGGGACCTGACGGTGGCGTACACCCCGCTGCACGGCGTCGGCGCGACGGTCCTCACCGCCGCCTTCGCCTCCGCCGGTTTCCCGACCCCCGGCGTGGTGCCGGAGCAGGCCGAACCGGACGCCGAATTCCCGACGGTGAGCTTCCCCAACCCGGAGGAGCCGGGCGCGATGGACCTGCTGGTCGCGCTCGCCGACACCACCGGCGCGGACCTCGCCATCGCCAACGACCCCGACGCCGACCGCTGCGCCGTAGCGGTCCGTTGTGCGGGCGGTTCGGGCTGGCGGATGCTGCGGGGGGACGAGGTGGGGGTGCTGCTCGCCGACCACCTGATGCGGCGTGGCGTGACCGGCCTGTATGCCACCACCATCGTCTCGTCGTCGCTGCTGCGGGCGATGTGCGCCGCCCGGAACCTGCCCTACGGCGAGACGCTGACCGGGTTCAAGTGGATCGTGCGGGCCGGGGACGGCTCCGCGCCGCTGGTGTTCGGCTACGAGGAGGCGCTCGGCTACTGCGTCGCCCCCGACCACGTACGCGACAAGGACGGCATCACCGCCGCGCTGACCGTGGCCGAGTTGGCCGCCGACCTCAGGGCCCAGGGCCGTACGCTCACCGACCGGCTGGACGAACTGGCCACCGAGTTCGGCGTCCACCACACCGATCAGCTCTCGGTACGCGTCGACGACCTGCGGCTGATCGCCGACGCGATGGCCCGGATCCGGGCGGCCACCCCGATCACGCTGCTCGGTGCGCCGGTCACCGAGGCACAGGACCTGCTTCCCGAGGCGGACGTGGTGATCCTGCGTACCGGGGCGGCCCGGGTCGTGATCCGCCCCTCCGGCACCGAGCCGAAGCTCAAGGCGTACCTGGAGGTGGTGGAACAGGTCGCCGACGGTGACGTCGCGGCGGCCCGGACCCGCGCGGAGGGTGCCGTCGGAGAGTTGCGGCTGGAGGTTGCTCGGGCTTTAGGGATGTAA
- a CDS encoding DUF397 domain-containing protein, with amino-acid sequence MHSRGPLLTSEHEHRASDLTGAQWRTSTRSGTNGGDCVEVADNLPGVVGIRDSKDPTGPALTVTPTAWSAFVTAVRTTRLPH; translated from the coding sequence GTGCATAGCAGGGGTCCCCTCCTAACATCCGAGCACGAACACCGAGCGAGTGACCTGACCGGCGCACAGTGGCGCACCAGCACCCGCAGCGGCACCAACGGCGGCGACTGCGTCGAGGTCGCCGACAACCTGCCCGGCGTCGTCGGCATCCGCGACAGCAAGGACCCGACCGGCCCGGCCCTCACCGTGACGCCCACCGCCTGGTCCGCCTTCGTCACCGCCGTCCGCACCACCCGCCTGCCCCACTGA
- a CDS encoding GOLPH3/VPS74 family protein — MTGVPLAEELLLLAHDDESGKATMPRISLDLGMAAAVLIELALAGRIAYAEGALTVVDATPTGEPVTDDILARIAADTPHSPSSWVQRLRHGLRDKVLGDLCAHGVVRDVDETELGFIHVHRYPVLDPSVEAETRQRLVAALTGDAPDERTAALATLVAVLRMESALGVTGEAATEARRRLEAIASGAGFSGEVSLESSVVRPSVGLVVAALGRAVQAALGPRR; from the coding sequence ATGACTGGTGTTCCACTCGCCGAGGAACTGCTCCTGCTCGCGCACGACGACGAGTCCGGCAAGGCGACCATGCCCCGGATCAGCCTCGACCTGGGCATGGCCGCCGCAGTGTTGATCGAGCTGGCCCTGGCGGGCCGGATCGCGTACGCCGAGGGTGCCCTGACGGTGGTCGACGCGACACCGACGGGCGAGCCGGTCACCGACGACATCCTGGCCCGGATCGCGGCGGACACGCCGCACAGCCCGTCCTCCTGGGTGCAGCGGCTCCGGCACGGCCTGCGCGACAAGGTCCTCGGTGACCTGTGCGCGCACGGGGTGGTCCGGGACGTCGACGAGACGGAGCTGGGCTTCATCCACGTGCACCGCTATCCGGTGCTGGACCCCTCGGTGGAGGCGGAGACCCGCCAACGGCTCGTCGCCGCGCTCACCGGCGACGCTCCCGACGAGCGGACCGCCGCCCTGGCGACACTGGTCGCCGTGCTCCGGATGGAATCGGCGCTGGGAGTGACCGGCGAGGCTGCCACCGAGGCCCGCCGCCGGTTGGAGGCGATCGCCAGCGGTGCGGGCTTCTCCGGTGAGGTGAGCCTGGAAAGCTCCGTGGTCCGCCCCTCGGTCGGCCTGGTGGTCGCCGCCCTCGGCCGCGCCGTCCAGGCCGCCCTCGGCCCCCGCCGCTGA
- the upp gene encoding uracil phosphoribosyltransferase, protein MDVLVIDHPLAQSRLTAMRDERTDSASFRAALHELTTMLVYEAARSFPIERYPVRTPVTGTEGTRLANPPLLVPVLRAGLGMADAALGLLPESSMGFVGLARDEETFEPRAYMESLPRDLSGLPVLVLDPMLATGGSLEHCCRLLAERGCTDITVLCVLAAPAGIARLERSGLPLRLVTASIDEGLNDSMFIVPGLGDAGDRQFGGMPRF, encoded by the coding sequence GTGGACGTACTCGTCATTGACCATCCGCTCGCCCAGTCCCGGCTGACCGCCATGCGGGACGAACGGACCGACTCCGCCTCGTTCCGGGCGGCGCTGCACGAACTCACCACCATGCTGGTGTACGAGGCCGCGCGCTCCTTCCCGATCGAGCGGTACCCGGTGCGGACCCCGGTGACCGGCACCGAGGGCACGCGGCTGGCCAACCCGCCGCTGCTGGTGCCGGTGCTGCGGGCCGGGCTCGGCATGGCCGACGCCGCGCTGGGACTGCTGCCGGAGTCGTCGATGGGCTTCGTCGGGCTGGCCCGCGACGAGGAGACCTTCGAGCCGCGCGCCTACATGGAGTCGCTGCCCCGCGACCTGAGCGGCCTGCCGGTGCTGGTCCTGGACCCGATGCTGGCCACCGGCGGCTCGTTGGAGCACTGCTGCCGGCTGCTGGCCGAGCGCGGCTGCACCGACATCACGGTGCTCTGCGTACTCGCCGCACCGGCCGGCATCGCCCGGCTGGAGCGGTCCGGCCTGCCGCTGCGTCTGGTCACCGCGTCGATCGACGAGGGCCTCAACGACAGCATGTTCATCGTGCCGGGTCTCGGCGACGCCGGGGACCGCCAGTTCGGCGGCATGCCCCGGTTCTGA